One Castanea sativa cultivar Marrone di Chiusa Pesio chromosome 4, ASM4071231v1 DNA window includes the following coding sequences:
- the LOC142630827 gene encoding uncharacterized protein LOC142630827, which yields MDPPPLPPLPTTITTAPTTNTATNANANAIQLNYPDSVDSSPRSRGNAETWIDEHLPPLPNAKLRFMCSYGGHIIPRPHDKSLCYIGGETRMVVVDRHSSLSDLCSRLSRTLLDGRPFTLKYQLPNEELDSLISVTTDEDLDNMIEEYDRTTSVSPVKPSRLRLFLFFSKPETVASMGSLLNDSKSETWFVDALNNAGILPRGLSDSATMGCVINLDGVRGSDSCNDLEAETEAEIHTNTNNNKQVKSNVHDLHSMADSPLVENTSSYGSTSSSPSMSNFPPIRVRVEDQKVGMEEQFAQVNFAPSGLKQDDGFGLLNAPVPPLPTAVAAASTTVASTAAIHPMVVRNETVNRVFSDDEKSDHGVPVGFRKPPLPLQTAHLKAGFGGYSLPSPDSVASDGSVASASSVSIPVYYQDQVPVVPRDNRGPNSPDTKSDIPDSSSQTQRQHIQDPSYISQLDQQQQQQQQFVHASSTHYMPHPATSPMPMSSYYPVYTSPSQQQLHHPIDQQYQMYVMSVSQAQPYNMSMQSNMADTSRPLTPPNPAAYKDAIPPIYPTKTTTTAKPEMAASGYRTLVTPTQQLVQVPCNQFQQQYVGYPQMHHPSQSITVASSANPNYGFEYTNPPNDQVYYTHQAAPLPPQYKTMTAAAAAIALSDASKQLPTDSQQQNRTSQPL from the exons ATGGATCCCCCACCTCTTCCACCTCTccccaccaccatcaccacagCCCCCACCACCAATACCGCTACCAATGCCAATGCCAATGCAATCCAACTCAACTACCCTGACTCAGTAGACTCCTCTCCCCGGTCCCGTGGCAATGCCGAAACATGGATTGATGAACATCTACCCCCTCTCCCAAATGCCAAGCTCCGCTTCATGTGCAGCTATGGTGGCCACATCATCCCCCGTCCCCATGACAAGTCCCTCTGCTATATCGGCGGTGAGACTCGTATGGTGGTGGTCGACCGCCATTCCTCCCTCTCCGACCTCTGCTCCCGCCTCTCCCGTACCCTCCTTGATGGTCGTCCCTTCACTCTCAAGTACCAGCTCCCAAACGAAGAACTTGACTCCCTCATTTCTGTCACCACTGATGAAGATCTTGACAACATGATCGAAGAGTATGACCGTACAACCTCTGTCTCTCCAGTAAAACCTTCACGTCTGCGTTTGTTTCTCTTCTTCTCAAAGCCTGAGACTGTTGCTTCCATGGGGTCACTCCTCAACGATTCTAAGTCCGAGACATGGTTTGTTGATGCACTTAACAATGCTGGGATACTCCCTAGAGGTCTATCTGATTCAGCTACCATGGGCTGTGTTATAAACCTTGATGGGGTTCGTGGTAGTGACTCTTGCAATGATTTGGAGGCTGAGACTGAGGCTGAGATTCATACTAATACTAACAATAATAAGCAGGTGAAGAGTAATGTTCATGATTTGCACTCCATGGCTGACTCACCTTTGGTGGAGAATACTTCATCATATGGATCGACTTCTTCGTCTCCTTCAATGTCTAACTTCCCTCCTATTCGTGTTCGTGTTGAGGATCAGAAGGTTGGGATGGAGGAACAGTTTGCACAGGTTAATTTTGcgccaagtgggttgaagcaaGATGATGGGTTTGGCCTTTTGAATGCTCCTGTTCCTCCACTTCCTACAGCTGTGGCTGCTGCAAGTACTACTGTGGCATCAACTGCAGCTATTCATCCTATGGTTGTTCGTAATGAGACTGTCAATCGGGTTTTCTCCGATGATGAAAAATCGGATCATGGGGTGCCAGTTGGGTTTCGAAAGCCTCCATTGCCACTGCAGACAGCGCATTTGAAGGCGGGTTTTGGAGGTTATAGTTTGCCTTCACCGGATTCGGTAGCCAG TGATGGTAGCGTTGCATCTGCAAGCTCCGTCTCAATACCTGTGTACTATCAAGACCAAGTTCCTGTTGTCCCTAGAGACAACCGAGGTCCTAATAGCCCAGATACAAAAAGTGACATTCCAGATTCAAGTTCTCAAACCCAACGGCAACATATTCAGGATCCTAGCTACATATCCCAATTGgatcagcagcagcagcagcaacaacaatttgttCATGCTAGCAGCACGCATTATATGCCTCACCCTGCCACAAGTCCAATGCCAATGTCATCATACTATCCAGTGTACACTTCGCCATCACAGCAGCAACTTCATCATCCAATCGATCAGCAATATCAAATGTATGTAATGTCCGTTTCGCAGGCACAACCATACAACATGTCTATGCAATCTAACATGGCTGACACTAGCCGCCCACTGACGCCTCCAAATCCAGCAGCTTACAAGGATGCAATTCCACCCATCTACCCCACAAAGACAACTACAACTGCTAAGCCAGAAATGGCTGCGAGTGGATACAGAACATTAGTGACACCAACTCAGCAATTGGTTCAAGTCCCATGTAACCAATTTCAGCAACAATATGTGGGGTATCCTCAGATGCACCATCCATCTCAGTCCATAACTGTTGCTTCATCTGCCAATCCTAATTATGGTTTTGAATACACCAATCCTCCAAATGACCAAGTGTATTACACTCATCAAGCTGCGCCATTACCTCCTCAATACAAAACCAtgacagcagcagcagcagctatAGCATTATCAGATGCTTCAAAACAGCTGCCAACAGACTCACAGCAGCAGAACAGAACGTCACAACCACTCTAA